Proteins co-encoded in one Streptococcus parauberis NCFD 2020 genomic window:
- the nth gene encoding endonuclease III, translating to MRIGKARLKQVLAIIAEMFPEAKGELNWETPFQLLVAVILSAQTTDKAVNKITPLLWAKYPEIEDLASANLSDVENCLRTIGLYKNKARNIIKTAQEILDKFDGQVPKSHLELETLPGVGRKTANVVLGEIYGIPSIAVDTHVARVSKRLNISASDADVTQIEKDLMAKIPKRDWVVTHHRLIFFGRYHCLAKNPKCEICPLTSYCVYYKENKKA from the coding sequence ATGAGAATTGGTAAAGCACGACTAAAACAAGTTCTTGCTATCATTGCGGAGATGTTTCCAGAAGCAAAAGGAGAACTTAATTGGGAGACACCCTTCCAATTACTTGTTGCCGTCATTTTATCTGCACAAACAACAGATAAAGCAGTTAATAAAATAACACCACTTTTGTGGGCTAAATATCCTGAAATTGAAGATTTAGCTTCAGCAAATTTGAGTGATGTTGAAAATTGCCTTCGAACAATTGGCTTGTATAAGAATAAAGCACGAAATATTATTAAAACTGCCCAGGAAATCCTAGATAAGTTTGATGGACAGGTCCCTAAAAGTCACCTTGAGTTAGAAACTCTACCTGGTGTCGGACGAAAAACTGCAAATGTTGTCTTAGGTGAAATCTATGGTATTCCATCAATTGCAGTTGATACCCATGTTGCTCGCGTTTCAAAACGACTAAATATTTCAGCTTCAGATGCTGACGTGACACAGATTGAAAAAGATTTAATGGCTAAGATTCCTAAAAGAGATTGGGTTGTAACCCATCATCGTCTAATTTTTTTTGGACGCTATCATTGTCTAGCTAAAAATCCCAAATGTGAGATTTGTCCCTTGACATCCTATTGTGTCTATTACAAAGAAAACAAAAAAGCTTAA
- a CDS encoding DnaD domain-containing protein: protein MSFLENYKSGNLVLPSALLFHFNDIFSDTNDYLVWQFYFLQNTTKMDDLAPSQIANAIGKTVAEVNKSISNLTNQELLNMKTIKIADEIEILFDASPALEKLDQLLSVQETGEQTKNNPNQFKLLVDDFERELGRFLSPFELEDLEKSVNEDQTDPALIREALKEAVFNGKTNWKYIQAILRNWRKEGITNLHQVEEKKRARDDINGSNVVVPEDFLSAMNLWSDQ, encoded by the coding sequence ATGAGTTTTTTAGAAAATTATAAGTCAGGTAACTTGGTTCTTCCAAGTGCCTTACTTTTTCATTTTAATGATATTTTTTCAGATACTAATGATTATTTGGTATGGCAGTTCTATTTTCTTCAAAATACGACTAAAATGGATGATTTAGCTCCTAGTCAAATTGCCAATGCTATTGGCAAAACTGTAGCTGAGGTTAACAAATCTATCTCCAATTTAACCAATCAAGAATTGTTAAATATGAAAACAATTAAGATTGCTGATGAGATTGAGATTTTATTCGATGCAAGTCCTGCTTTAGAGAAATTAGATCAATTACTAAGTGTCCAAGAGACTGGTGAACAGACTAAAAACAATCCAAATCAATTCAAATTACTTGTTGATGATTTTGAAAGAGAGTTGGGTCGCTTTTTAAGTCCTTTTGAACTTGAAGATTTAGAAAAATCGGTTAATGAAGATCAGACTGATCCAGCATTAATTAGAGAAGCTTTGAAAGAAGCTGTTTTTAATGGTAAAACCAATTGGAAATACATTCAAGCTATCCTACGTAATTGGCGTAAAGAAGGTATTACTAATTTACATCAAGTTGAAGAGAAGAAAAGAGCCAGAGATGATATAAACGGGTCAAATGTTGTTGTTCCAGAAGATTTTTTATCCGCTATGAACCTTTGGAGTGATCAATGA